A genomic window from Terriglobia bacterium includes:
- a CDS encoding PIN domain-containing protein, translating into MGVDQIFVDTNILVYAYDIDAGEKHQIARDKISALWHRDLLPSISVQVLQEFYVNLIRKKIAAPVARETVTNYLEWGVIDNDRFLFIEGLRWKEKWNLSHWDALILAAARKAKAKAVWSEDLISGHEYDGIVVVNPLIK; encoded by the coding sequence ATGGGCGTTGATCAGATCTTTGTCGACACCAACATCCTCGTGTACGCATACGACATCGACGCCGGCGAGAAACACCAAATCGCCAGGGACAAGATATCCGCCCTTTGGCACCGTGATCTCCTACCGAGCATCAGCGTCCAGGTTCTGCAGGAATTCTATGTGAATCTCATCCGGAAGAAGATTGCCGCACCAGTTGCCCGTGAGACGGTGACCAACTACCTCGAGTGGGGTGTGATCGACAACGACCGTTTCCTCTTCATCGAAGGGCTCCGGTGGAAGGAGAAGTGGAACCTGTCTCATTGGGATGCTTTGATTCTTGCCGCGGCAAGGAAGGCCAAGGCGAAAGCGGTATGGAGCGAAGACCTGATCTCCGGCCACGAATACGATGGCATCGTGGTGGTAAACCCGCTGATTAAGTAG
- a CDS encoding SpoIIE family protein phosphatase, giving the protein MRDDPAREKTGFGLYLCLAIVFALALLAQVTFTVDVVRDLANDYPRIPISLGRPWPTITEITPSASDAGLRKGDRVVTIDGFAPSGLKGLPTLIRSKKPGDALTIVVERAGEVSEHRVILKPIGQEGSHLALLYAVVVWIALPWFCLTVGFWVAAVRICDARAWMVMGILVGMSQLAHSNLLDPLGWGSWGVVTEAFSEISSYLWALCMMLFGMYFPDRWRFDQRWPWVKWTLTASTAALMIWSSITTIGYGVAFAATDNLLGSVTLPDSISFVVLMVVMSFFFIGLRDKYRDASQPPDARRRLRVLYFGCSLAMSPMFVLFIIDAVVFRRSPGNTGGTLLGLALAFMFLFPVTLAYVIVVQRALDVRVVIRQGVQYALARGGIRIITACLIIAIIIISISLMEGPHVSRMQKVGFLGFSIVLVLRLRDLAERLRRWVDRKFFREAYDAERILGDLSEQVRTILDKNALMETVTRKLAESLHVERILVMLQDGLIFRPAYSAGYDVLPEIALPSDAATVVEMQRTREPVAVDGRKGDQSVRELQQLGTKLLLPLATKKELLGFISLGPKKSEEPYSTGDRNLLRTVAAQTGLALENSRLSEAIAAEVTQRELLNREIEIAREVQERLFPQNLPAVAALEYSGHCRPARGVGGDYYDFLPLPGGRLGLVIGDVSGKGVPAALLMASLQASVRGQSQAVRLDGHPDLAGLMENVNRLVFDASPANRYATFFYAQFEPTRRRLTYTNGGHNAPMLLRDERLIRLETGGPPVGLFAASRYEQGEIELMTGDLLVLYTDGVSEAENPQEAEWGEEALLATVRSCSRLPPSEIIGHVLDTADKFAAGAPQHDDMTLVVARVLPA; this is encoded by the coding sequence ATGCGTGACGACCCGGCTCGCGAAAAGACTGGCTTCGGGCTCTACCTTTGCCTGGCGATTGTATTTGCGCTCGCACTGCTCGCGCAGGTCACATTCACGGTGGACGTAGTCCGCGATCTGGCGAACGATTATCCCCGAATCCCAATATCTCTCGGCCGCCCCTGGCCTACAATCACGGAGATTACTCCATCAGCCTCCGATGCCGGATTGCGCAAGGGCGATCGGGTGGTGACGATCGATGGCTTTGCGCCCTCGGGCTTGAAGGGTTTGCCCACATTAATTCGCAGCAAGAAACCGGGTGATGCGCTGACCATAGTCGTGGAGCGCGCCGGGGAAGTTTCGGAACATCGGGTAATACTCAAACCGATCGGGCAGGAGGGCTCGCATCTGGCCTTGCTCTACGCCGTCGTGGTCTGGATCGCACTTCCGTGGTTTTGCCTGACGGTGGGATTCTGGGTCGCCGCCGTTCGGATTTGCGATGCACGCGCCTGGATGGTGATGGGGATTCTGGTGGGCATGAGCCAACTGGCGCACTCCAACCTGCTCGATCCGCTCGGTTGGGGATCCTGGGGTGTGGTAACGGAAGCATTCAGCGAAATATCCAGTTATCTGTGGGCATTGTGCATGATGCTTTTCGGCATGTACTTCCCCGATCGCTGGCGATTCGATCAGCGATGGCCGTGGGTGAAATGGACGCTGACTGCCTCGACTGCCGCGCTCATGATTTGGAGTTCGATCACGACGATCGGGTACGGAGTGGCTTTCGCAGCGACAGACAACCTGCTCGGCTCCGTGACCTTGCCGGATTCGATCTCCTTCGTCGTGCTGATGGTAGTGATGTCGTTCTTCTTCATCGGGCTCAGGGACAAGTACCGGGATGCGTCACAGCCCCCAGACGCGCGCCGGCGGCTCCGAGTGCTCTACTTTGGCTGCAGCCTGGCGATGAGCCCGATGTTCGTGCTTTTCATCATCGACGCGGTCGTGTTTCGTCGGTCGCCGGGAAATACCGGTGGCACTTTGCTGGGCCTGGCGCTGGCATTCATGTTCCTGTTCCCGGTTACGCTGGCGTACGTCATCGTGGTGCAGCGTGCGCTCGATGTACGCGTGGTCATCCGGCAAGGCGTGCAGTACGCGCTCGCGCGGGGCGGAATCCGGATCATCACTGCCTGCCTGATCATTGCGATCATCATCATTTCGATCAGCCTGATGGAAGGCCCGCACGTCTCGAGAATGCAGAAAGTGGGATTCCTCGGGTTCAGCATCGTGCTGGTGCTGAGGCTTCGCGATCTGGCCGAGCGTCTCCGGCGGTGGGTGGACCGCAAGTTTTTCCGCGAAGCCTACGACGCGGAGCGCATTCTGGGAGATTTGAGTGAACAGGTCCGGACCATCCTGGACAAGAATGCACTCATGGAAACCGTAACGCGGAAACTGGCGGAGTCGCTGCACGTGGAGCGCATCCTGGTGATGCTGCAGGACGGACTGATTTTCCGCCCGGCGTATTCAGCCGGGTATGATGTCTTGCCTGAGATCGCCCTGCCATCGGATGCGGCGACAGTGGTCGAGATGCAGCGCACGCGCGAACCCGTTGCAGTCGACGGACGGAAAGGGGATCAAAGCGTAAGGGAACTGCAGCAGCTTGGGACGAAGCTCCTGTTGCCGCTGGCCACCAAGAAGGAATTGCTCGGCTTCATCAGCCTTGGGCCGAAGAAATCCGAAGAACCGTACTCGACCGGCGACAGGAACCTGCTGCGGACCGTGGCGGCTCAAACGGGTCTGGCACTGGAAAACAGCAGGCTTTCGGAGGCCATTGCTGCTGAAGTCACGCAGCGGGAATTGCTGAATCGAGAAATCGAGATTGCGCGCGAGGTGCAGGAACGCCTGTTCCCGCAAAATCTGCCGGCGGTGGCTGCGCTGGAGTATTCCGGGCACTGCCGGCCTGCGCGCGGCGTCGGCGGCGATTACTACGATTTTCTGCCGCTTCCGGGCGGACGCCTCGGCCTGGTAATCGGAGATGTGTCGGGCAAAGGCGTGCCGGCCGCACTGCTGATGGCGAGCCTACAGGCATCGGTGCGCGGGCAGTCGCAGGCCGTGCGGCTCGACGGACATCCGGATCTGGCCGGGCTGATGGAAAATGTCAATCGGCTGGTGTTCGATGCTTCGCCCGCGAACCGATACGCTACTTTCTTTTACGCGCAGTTTGAACCGACCAGGCGCCGTCTGACATACACAAATGGCGGGCACAATGCCCCCATGCTGCTCCGCGACGAAAGACTGATCCGGCTGGAAACCGGCGGCCCGCCGGTGGGGCTGTTTGCCGCCTCCCGATATGAGCAAGGCGAAATCGAATTGATGACCGGCGACCTGCTGGTTCTCTATACCGATGGGGTCAGCGAAGCCGAGAATCCGCAGGAAGCGGAGTGGGGTGAAGAGGCGCTGCTGGCCACGGTCAGATCATGCTCCCGCTTGCCACCGAGTGAAATAATCGGCCACGTTCTGGATACTGCGGACAAATTCGCGGCGGGTGCACCGCAGCACGATGACATGACGCTGGTGGTGGCGCGCGTGCTGCCGGCGTGA